Proteins from one Parvibaculum lavamentivorans DS-1 genomic window:
- a CDS encoding SDR family oxidoreductase, translating to MTDIADRTAFITGGANGIGLGIARSLAQAGARLALVDLDAAALARAEMELCAITDVFTAVLDVRDRDGYARVADEAEAKLGPVSILINNAGVSGGTRASRLTYELWDWGIGINLGGVINGVQTFLPRIIERGGGGHIVNTASGAGLVPPVREGSTLYTTAKYAVVGMSEALGLELESQGIGVTVLCPGPVATGIIERALASRAAISEPISAEQLSKTEAMKTYLANGMSPDAVGDMVREAIYKNRLYVHTHREVIGRIEARTKALLDAMPREA from the coding sequence ATGACTGATATCGCCGATCGCACAGCATTCATCACCGGAGGAGCCAACGGCATTGGACTAGGTATAGCCCGGTCGCTTGCGCAAGCAGGTGCCAGGCTTGCTCTTGTCGATCTCGATGCGGCCGCACTCGCGCGCGCGGAGATGGAGTTGTGTGCAATAACGGATGTCTTCACCGCGGTACTGGACGTGCGCGACCGGGATGGTTACGCGCGCGTTGCGGATGAGGCTGAGGCGAAGCTCGGACCCGTATCAATCCTGATCAACAACGCGGGTGTTTCTGGGGGCACCCGCGCGAGCAGGCTCACCTATGAGCTTTGGGATTGGGGCATTGGGATCAATCTAGGTGGCGTAATCAATGGCGTGCAGACCTTCCTGCCCCGGATCATTGAGCGTGGGGGCGGCGGTCATATCGTCAATACGGCTTCAGGCGCAGGACTTGTTCCGCCCGTTCGGGAGGGGAGTACGCTATACACGACAGCCAAATACGCGGTCGTCGGGATGAGCGAGGCGCTTGGCTTGGAACTTGAATCTCAGGGGATAGGTGTGACCGTACTGTGTCCAGGGCCGGTGGCGACCGGCATCATTGAACGCGCACTGGCTTCCCGCGCGGCAATCTCAGAGCCGATATCCGCGGAACAGCTCTCGAAGACGGAGGCCATGAAGACCTACCTTGCGAACGGCATGTCGCCCGATGCGGTCGGCGACATGGTTCGCGAAGCAATCTACAAAAACCGCCTCTACGTTCATACTCATCGCGAGGTGATCGGCAGGATCGAGGCACGCACAAAGGCTCTGCTCGACGCTATGCCGCGCGAAGCGTGA
- a CDS encoding aldehyde dehydrogenase family protein, translating into MNFHDDYVMTIDGTAVASEATIDVVNPATGKPFAFAPDCSKAQLDAAVAAAGSAFKNWRRTPIAERQAMVAKAGDLLVAHADEMARLFTREQGRPVELAKREIVGAGMWMTAVAEMTPPVHVSEDSDKQFIETRYVPLGVICALAPWNFPVNLAMWKVAPALVAGNTMVLKPSPFTPLCTLKIGELFADVFPAGVFNVISGGDELGPMMTRHPGFAKISFTGSTATGKRVMESAARDLKRVTLELGGNDAAIVLPDVDLDAVAQNIFLGAFLNTSQICVATKRLYVHEDIYDGLRDRLVAIARTTKVGDGAEQGTVLGPIQNKRQYDRVVALLEDAKANRLTLIHGAAIPESDGYFVPVTIVDNPPEDSRVVQEEAFGPILPMLKFSDIDDVIDRANASEYGLGGQVWSADTDKAIEIARRLETGTVWVNQMLNLRADTPFGGHKQSGFGVENGMEGLLEYMVPQAVYVAR; encoded by the coding sequence ATGAATTTCCACGATGACTATGTGATGACCATCGACGGTACGGCTGTGGCGAGTGAAGCGACGATCGATGTGGTCAATCCCGCGACTGGCAAGCCCTTCGCTTTCGCTCCCGACTGTTCGAAAGCACAGCTGGATGCGGCGGTGGCCGCCGCCGGCAGCGCCTTCAAAAACTGGCGGCGCACGCCGATTGCGGAGCGTCAGGCCATGGTGGCGAAGGCCGGCGACCTGCTGGTTGCCCATGCCGATGAAATGGCCCGCCTTTTCACGCGCGAGCAAGGTCGGCCCGTAGAGCTGGCAAAGCGGGAGATTGTGGGCGCGGGAATGTGGATGACGGCGGTTGCCGAGATGACCCCACCCGTGCACGTGTCCGAAGACAGCGACAAGCAATTCATCGAAACCCGCTATGTGCCGCTCGGCGTGATCTGTGCCCTTGCGCCGTGGAATTTTCCGGTCAACCTCGCCATGTGGAAGGTCGCTCCTGCGCTGGTTGCAGGCAATACCATGGTACTGAAGCCCAGTCCCTTCACCCCGCTATGCACTCTGAAGATCGGTGAGCTTTTTGCCGACGTTTTTCCCGCCGGTGTGTTCAACGTAATCAGCGGCGGCGATGAGCTTGGTCCGATGATGACCCGCCACCCCGGCTTCGCCAAGATCAGCTTCACTGGCTCAACCGCCACGGGCAAGCGGGTGATGGAAAGCGCAGCCAGGGATCTGAAGCGCGTGACGCTGGAATTGGGTGGCAACGACGCTGCAATTGTACTTCCCGACGTGGATCTGGATGCTGTGGCCCAGAACATATTTCTCGGTGCTTTCCTAAACACGTCCCAGATATGCGTAGCAACCAAGCGGCTCTACGTGCACGAAGACATATATGACGGGCTGCGGGATCGACTGGTCGCTATTGCCCGTACAACCAAGGTGGGCGACGGTGCCGAGCAGGGTACAGTGCTGGGGCCGATCCAGAACAAGCGTCAGTACGATCGTGTAGTTGCATTGTTGGAAGACGCAAAAGCCAACCGACTGACTCTGATCCACGGCGCAGCTATTCCCGAAAGCGATGGATATTTTGTCCCTGTCACCATCGTAGACAACCCACCGGAAGATTCCCGCGTTGTGCAGGAGGAGGCGTTCGGCCCAATCTTGCCGATGCTGAAATTCTCCGACATCGACGATGTGATTGATCGAGCCAACGCCAGCGAATATGGCCTCGGCGGGCAGGTGTGGTCTGCAGATACGGACAAGGCCATTGAGATTGCACGGCGCCTGGAAACGGGAACGGTCTGGGTGAATCAAATGCTCAATCTGCGCGCCGATACTCCCTTCGGCGGACATAAGCAGAGCGGCTTTGGTGTCGAGAACGGTATGGAGGGCCTACTTGAATATATGGTGCCCCAAGCGGTTTACGTGGCCCGGTAG
- a CDS encoding enoyl-CoA hydratase, giving the protein MAAEGVEYEQVIYEMPAPKVARIVMNRPSRRNAQGITMTYELDDAFKRACHDEQINVIILAASGDHWNSGHDVSGEGPRNPSLEQVTGLWSDYGGKGWDGPYGREREIYLEITERWRNAPKPVIAEIQGSVISGGIILTWMCDLIVCSEEARFRDATAAEMGIPGVEFWQHPYEMSVRQAKEWLMTGGWMTAQEAERRGMVNHVVPRGQLTARTLELAETIAARNPFTMKLVKQAMNFAQDQMGRKATVDFAFHLHQIGHMQAMLTNGIPIDIDSMPPAMRATINKALAARETASAG; this is encoded by the coding sequence ATGGCTGCGGAAGGCGTCGAATACGAGCAGGTGATCTATGAAATGCCGGCTCCCAAGGTGGCGCGGATCGTGATGAACCGGCCCAGTCGGCGCAACGCGCAGGGCATCACAATGACGTACGAACTGGACGACGCGTTCAAGCGAGCCTGTCACGACGAACAGATCAATGTGATTATCCTCGCCGCCTCCGGCGATCATTGGAACTCAGGCCATGACGTCAGTGGAGAGGGACCGCGCAACCCCTCGCTAGAGCAGGTCACCGGGCTTTGGAGCGACTACGGTGGCAAGGGCTGGGATGGTCCCTACGGTCGCGAGAGGGAAATCTATCTTGAGATCACCGAACGCTGGCGCAATGCGCCGAAGCCGGTAATCGCGGAAATCCAGGGGTCCGTGATCTCGGGCGGAATCATACTGACCTGGATGTGTGATCTCATCGTCTGCTCGGAGGAAGCGCGCTTTCGTGACGCCACCGCAGCGGAGATGGGCATTCCTGGCGTGGAGTTCTGGCAGCATCCCTACGAGATGAGCGTCCGTCAGGCGAAGGAATGGTTGATGACCGGCGGTTGGATGACTGCGCAGGAAGCTGAACGGCGGGGCATGGTCAACCATGTCGTCCCGCGCGGGCAGTTGACGGCGCGAACGCTCGAGCTGGCCGAGACCATCGCCGCCCGGAATCCCTTCACCATGAAGCTAGTGAAGCAAGCAATGAACTTCGCGCAGGACCAAATGGGGCGCAAGGCAACGGTGGACTTTGCTTTTCATCTTCACCAGATCGGGCATATGCAGGCGATGCTCACCAATGGGATTCCGATCGACATCGATAGCATGCCCCCTGCGATGCGCGCGACCATCAATAAGGCGCTAGCTGCGCGTGAAACTGCATCTGCAGGTTAG
- a CDS encoding SDR family oxidoreductase → MTDVQGRTAFITGGANGIGLGIARSFARAGAKLALADVDAAALARAKAELRGMTPVETYQLDVRDRDAYASTAEAVERSLGPVSLLFNNAGVAGGTSAGKLTYESWDWYIGVNLNGVINGIQTFLPRMIERGEGGHIVNTASGAGLVATTSGVLYTTAKFGVVGMSEALNLDLAAAGVGVSVLCPGPVATDIIQRSAAAAPTTGTPLADEERRQGAERIAEAIEYLNQGVSIDDVGEMVLKAVRDNALYVHTDRSAAKLIQVRTKALLDAMPD, encoded by the coding sequence ATGACGGACGTGCAGGGGCGCACCGCATTCATCACGGGCGGCGCAAACGGCATTGGACTGGGCATCGCCCGAAGTTTCGCGCGTGCAGGTGCCAAATTGGCGTTGGCAGATGTGGATGCTGCCGCACTCGCGCGCGCTAAGGCGGAGTTGCGGGGCATGACGCCGGTCGAGACCTATCAGCTGGATGTCCGCGATCGCGATGCCTACGCATCGACAGCAGAGGCGGTTGAACGCTCATTGGGACCGGTGTCGCTGCTGTTCAATAATGCCGGCGTGGCCGGCGGTACTTCAGCCGGTAAACTCACCTACGAGTCGTGGGACTGGTACATCGGCGTCAACCTCAACGGCGTCATCAACGGTATTCAGACGTTTCTTCCGAGAATGATTGAACGGGGCGAGGGTGGGCATATCGTGAATACGGCTTCGGGCGCGGGGCTTGTCGCGACCACATCGGGGGTGCTGTACACGACCGCCAAGTTCGGTGTGGTCGGGATGTCGGAGGCTCTCAACCTCGATCTAGCGGCCGCTGGCGTTGGTGTCAGCGTGCTGTGTCCTGGTCCAGTCGCGACCGACATCATCCAACGATCGGCAGCCGCTGCTCCGACGACCGGAACGCCGTTGGCAGATGAAGAGAGACGGCAGGGCGCCGAACGTATAGCTGAAGCGATTGAATATCTGAATCAAGGCGTCAGTATCGATGATGTGGGTGAGATGGTACTCAAGGCGGTTCGCGATAATGCGCTCTACGTTCACACCGATCGCAGCGCGGCGAAACTGATCCAGGTCCGGACCAAAGCTCTTCTCGACGCCATGCCTGACTAG
- a CDS encoding DUF1302 domain-containing protein has protein sequence MSIGKEVKKGRRRGASGIVALTTAVIAIALSVAPASAVEYKFGDATLSIDSIASTGITVRASKQGCMYIRVASGGCLDGTGNNASANTDDGNINFEQWDITNASVKIVSDFELRWENFGAFTRFKAYYDHIIYDRAGESSTAYGRRPTSDALRGDDSRRAGRGFDVLDAFVFADFDVGNMPTSMRVGKQVINWGESLAIQGGINQFNSIDVAAIRTPGAELKEALLPEESVYVNVQLPADLSFEAFYAFNWRQTELDPVGTFFSGTDILGPGGAYLNIGNDTPSPINAGTIPIAAGDTPDKQGQYGVKLGHWADWLNQGTELALYYVNYHSKLPYVEFTNGAPASIDGALCFPAPTCGLPLQNYRAAYPEDIKLVGTSFATTVAGTALAGEVLYSWNMPMQISAGELLAGRWVNNIGLPVAVLPYDQTPGAFSRGYFREDVINGQFSTITTLNPSSAIPEFFGADLAIFIANWGFQYLPSISDDRLSVLSGGRGSDISHPNPFVQGLLNPNQQLVHADTFSHGYRLIGAVDYNNAFGTPWKLSPNIQWQHDLATSAGTIGPGFINDRKIVSVGVTGELRNVWRAEVRYTNSFGNRFQNVMQDRDFISMSVSYAF, from the coding sequence GTGAGTATCGGGAAAGAGGTGAAGAAGGGCCGTCGCCGGGGCGCATCAGGCATAGTGGCTCTGACCACGGCAGTTATCGCCATCGCACTTTCGGTGGCACCGGCTTCTGCGGTGGAATACAAATTCGGCGACGCTACATTATCGATTGACTCGATTGCGTCGACCGGAATCACGGTCCGAGCGTCGAAGCAAGGCTGCATGTATATCCGTGTGGCCTCGGGCGGGTGCTTGGATGGAACTGGAAACAACGCCAGCGCCAACACCGATGATGGAAACATCAATTTCGAGCAGTGGGACATCACCAACGCATCGGTGAAGATCGTTTCGGACTTCGAACTGCGCTGGGAAAATTTCGGCGCCTTCACACGCTTCAAAGCTTATTATGATCACATAATCTACGATCGTGCGGGGGAGAGCAGCACTGCTTATGGACGCCGTCCGACAAGCGACGCGCTACGGGGCGACGACTCACGCAGGGCTGGACGGGGATTCGACGTTCTCGACGCTTTTGTCTTCGCGGATTTCGATGTCGGAAACATGCCGACCTCCATGCGGGTCGGAAAGCAGGTCATCAATTGGGGTGAGAGCCTTGCGATCCAGGGAGGCATCAACCAGTTCAATTCCATCGATGTCGCCGCCATCCGCACGCCGGGTGCTGAGCTGAAGGAAGCGCTATTGCCCGAAGAAAGCGTTTACGTAAACGTTCAGCTTCCCGCCGATTTGAGCTTCGAGGCATTTTACGCCTTCAACTGGCGCCAGACGGAGCTCGATCCTGTTGGTACCTTTTTTTCCGGCACGGACATCCTGGGACCTGGTGGGGCTTATCTAAACATTGGTAATGATACGCCTAGCCCCATTAACGCGGGCACGATCCCAATCGCGGCCGGCGACACACCTGACAAGCAAGGACAGTACGGCGTCAAGCTCGGACACTGGGCGGACTGGCTCAACCAGGGTACCGAGCTTGCCTTGTACTATGTGAACTATCACTCAAAATTGCCCTATGTCGAATTTACCAATGGCGCTCCTGCCTCTATCGACGGCGCTCTCTGCTTTCCTGCCCCGACCTGCGGCCTCCCGCTGCAGAATTACCGGGCAGCCTATCCCGAGGATATCAAACTCGTGGGTACGAGTTTCGCCACCACGGTTGCAGGTACGGCACTTGCTGGCGAAGTGCTCTATTCCTGGAACATGCCGATGCAAATCAGTGCTGGCGAATTGCTCGCAGGGCGCTGGGTGAACAACATCGGCCTCCCGGTTGCAGTACTTCCTTACGATCAGACGCCGGGCGCTTTCTCGAGGGGCTATTTCCGCGAAGACGTGATCAACGGCCAGTTTTCGACGATCACGACCTTGAATCCCTCAAGTGCAATTCCAGAGTTTTTCGGGGCCGATCTCGCGATCTTCATTGCCAATTGGGGCTTTCAGTACCTGCCCAGCATCAGTGACGACAGGCTATCGGTGTTGAGCGGCGGGCGCGGTTCAGACATCTCACACCCCAATCCATTCGTCCAAGGACTTTTGAACCCGAACCAACAGCTTGTACACGCCGATACGTTCTCGCATGGCTACCGGCTGATTGGAGCGGTAGATTACAACAACGCCTTTGGAACGCCCTGGAAGCTATCTCCGAACATTCAGTGGCAGCATGATCTTGCCACTTCGGCGGGCACGATCGGGCCGGGGTTTATCAATGATCGGAAAATCGTTTCTGTTGGTGTGACGGGCGAATTGCGGAATGTATGGCGTGCAGAAGTTCGCTACACGAACTCATTCGGCAATCGCTTCCAGAACGTTATGCAGGACCGCGACTTCATCTCGATGAGTGTGTCCTACGCTTTTTGA
- a CDS encoding N-acyl-D-amino-acid deacylase family protein gives MDLIIKGGEIVDGTGAPKFRGDVGVKDGKIVAVGKVEGTAKCTVDAEGAVVTPGFVDIHTHYDGQVSWDAMLAPSSINGVTSTAMGNCGVGFAPARADKHDFLIRLLEGVEDIPGTALHEGLTWDWESFPDYLDAISRRAYAIDIGAHVPHAPLRTYVMGDRGGDHTATPTADEIERMRQLTYEALQAGALGFSTTRTMFHRTKDGQNVGTLTASEDELLGITRALDQAGRGVIQLISDAYLTNDDEFAARELSLIRSLAAQTGRKLSFTVQQNDDAPDRWRQIFQEIVGMRAAGLDVSAQVAPRPIGAILSFSTSMTPYIACPTYIKLSATLRGESLVAELNKPEVKAQILSEHARVVNLTGNAGAITKGYMRMFRMNDPVDYEPSAESSLQAEADRLGRNVDDYVYDTFLEDDGQRLIYLPFNNYSYGNLDDVYGMMTGPHALYGISDGGAHCGFICDASFPTTTIGLWSKGSKSGYQIPLEALVHGYTQRNARHVGWHDRGAIKVGQLADLNVIDLGKLSLSPPEIVRDLPAGGTRLLQTAKGYRQTIKSGVVTFEDGKWTGETPGKLVRGEQFA, from the coding sequence ATGGACTTAATCATCAAGGGTGGCGAGATAGTCGACGGCACCGGCGCACCGAAATTCCGCGGCGATGTGGGCGTGAAGGATGGCAAGATCGTTGCCGTCGGAAAGGTCGAAGGCACCGCCAAATGTACGGTCGACGCCGAGGGCGCCGTCGTCACGCCCGGCTTCGTCGATATCCACACACATTATGATGGCCAGGTCTCGTGGGATGCGATGCTCGCACCGTCTTCGATCAACGGCGTCACCTCTACCGCCATGGGCAATTGCGGCGTCGGCTTCGCCCCCGCGCGGGCCGACAAACATGATTTCCTGATTCGCCTGCTGGAAGGCGTGGAGGACATCCCCGGCACCGCGCTTCATGAGGGCCTCACCTGGGACTGGGAAAGCTTCCCCGACTATCTTGACGCCATCTCGCGCCGAGCCTACGCCATCGACATCGGCGCGCATGTGCCCCACGCACCGCTCCGCACCTATGTAATGGGGGATCGCGGCGGCGACCATACCGCCACGCCGACCGCCGACGAGATCGAGCGTATGCGACAGCTGACCTATGAAGCACTTCAGGCTGGCGCGCTAGGTTTCTCCACCACGCGCACGATGTTTCATCGCACGAAGGACGGCCAAAATGTCGGCACCCTGACAGCATCGGAAGATGAACTTCTCGGTATCACTCGCGCACTTGATCAAGCCGGGAGAGGCGTGATCCAGCTTATCTCCGATGCCTATCTCACCAACGACGATGAATTTGCGGCGCGCGAGCTCTCCCTCATCCGCTCGCTCGCCGCGCAAACAGGTCGCAAGCTTTCCTTCACCGTTCAACAGAACGACGACGCGCCTGACCGTTGGCGTCAGATCTTTCAAGAGATTGTTGGGATGCGTGCCGCCGGCCTGGACGTCAGCGCACAGGTCGCACCACGCCCGATCGGAGCCATCCTCTCTTTCTCCACGTCCATGACCCCTTACATTGCGTGCCCAACCTACATCAAGCTCTCTGCAACGCTCCGAGGCGAGTCGCTTGTCGCGGAGCTCAATAAGCCCGAGGTGAAGGCCCAGATCCTTTCCGAGCACGCTAGAGTCGTGAACCTTACCGGCAACGCCGGAGCAATCACAAAGGGCTACATGCGAATGTTCCGCATGAACGACCCTGTCGATTACGAGCCGAGCGCCGAGAGCTCGCTCCAGGCCGAGGCTGATCGCCTCGGTCGCAACGTTGACGACTATGTGTACGATACGTTTCTGGAAGATGACGGCCAGCGGCTCATCTACCTGCCATTCAACAATTATTCCTACGGTAATCTCGACGATGTGTACGGTATGATGACGGGGCCGCACGCGCTCTACGGGATCTCCGATGGTGGCGCGCATTGCGGCTTCATTTGCGATGCTTCCTTCCCGACGACAACCATCGGGCTTTGGTCGAAAGGCTCGAAGTCGGGCTACCAGATACCGCTTGAGGCGCTGGTGCATGGCTATACCCAGCGCAATGCCCGCCATGTCGGCTGGCACGACCGCGGCGCGATAAAGGTCGGCCAGCTCGCCGATCTCAACGTTATCGATCTAGGCAAACTCTCGCTCAGCCCGCCGGAGATAGTGCGGGACCTGCCCGCCGGCGGAACGCGCCTGCTGCAGACCGCAAAGGGTTATCGCCAGACGATCAAGTCGGGCGTCGTGACTTTCGAGGATGGCAAATGGACCGGCGAAACTCCCGGGAAGCTCGTACGCGGCGAACAGTTCGCATAA
- a CDS encoding MFS transporter, translating to MQLSGTGEELPRGLIESGPETSFAAHSRRPSRLPIGRKSSYGAGQLVELIIESTLNIFVLFYATAVCGLPGGLAGLAIGAGVVIDAVVNPVIGSLSDGWRSRFGRRVPFMVVSLAPILLTFNLIFALPSGLSQTELFLWLMLLSVSLRIALSVFTVPYLALGAELTDDYDERSSVAAWRWGIGIMGTVAVIVLGYGVFFAGPGGVSNRAAYLPLTLTLSAILLAGALVSIRQALAARELEHEVVASTQAIHLRLFGEMSEVFRHRTFRILFAAALLFNIEAGMYQALGLHVITFFWQLNPTQIQGIGMASVLGLVLGAPIAGLILKRIEKRTMLMSSMIGMVACHALPAPFKMLGLLPLTGGALLGVLAVVAFLAGVAMALSIIGFVSIIPDAADEHEYEFGTRREGLYFAGWSFATKTATGIGVLIAGVVLQVVDFPRDISEHDAAAAVSEETVTWLAVAHGPGAALLSLGGIALVLLYRINKRRHAGIVAELAARKSV from the coding sequence ATGCAACTGAGTGGGACTGGAGAGGAGCTTCCGCGTGGTTTAATCGAGTCTGGCCCGGAAACCAGTTTCGCCGCGCATTCCCGGCGCCCCAGCCGCCTGCCGATCGGACGCAAAAGCAGCTATGGTGCGGGACAACTTGTCGAACTAATCATCGAAAGCACGCTCAACATTTTCGTGCTTTTCTATGCGACGGCCGTTTGTGGATTGCCGGGCGGGCTCGCAGGTCTTGCGATCGGTGCTGGAGTAGTGATCGATGCGGTTGTAAACCCAGTGATCGGATCTCTTTCCGACGGTTGGCGCTCGCGCTTCGGCCGGCGGGTTCCATTCATGGTCGTCTCATTGGCGCCGATCCTTCTTACGTTTAATCTAATTTTTGCGCTCCCATCAGGGCTCTCGCAAACCGAACTATTCCTGTGGCTCATGCTGTTGTCGGTGTCTTTGCGCATCGCGCTGTCAGTATTTACCGTACCCTATCTGGCCCTCGGCGCTGAGCTCACTGACGATTATGATGAGCGCTCATCGGTTGCGGCATGGCGTTGGGGCATCGGCATCATGGGCACTGTGGCCGTGATCGTGCTCGGCTACGGTGTATTTTTTGCCGGGCCAGGCGGCGTGTCGAACCGCGCAGCATACCTGCCGCTAACGTTGACACTGAGCGCAATACTGTTGGCAGGCGCGCTTGTCTCCATCCGACAGGCACTTGCGGCGCGGGAGTTGGAACATGAGGTCGTGGCCTCAACCCAAGCGATCCATCTCCGGCTCTTCGGTGAAATGAGCGAGGTATTCCGCCATCGGACCTTTCGCATCCTGTTTGCCGCAGCCTTGCTGTTCAACATTGAAGCGGGGATGTATCAGGCGCTGGGGCTGCACGTTATAACCTTCTTCTGGCAATTGAACCCCACGCAAATCCAGGGGATAGGGATGGCCTCTGTGCTTGGATTAGTGCTTGGAGCTCCGATCGCCGGACTGATTTTGAAACGCATTGAAAAGCGAACGATGCTTATGTCCAGCATGATCGGCATGGTGGCCTGCCACGCATTGCCAGCGCCCTTCAAGATGCTCGGACTGCTACCGCTGACCGGGGGCGCACTGCTTGGTGTCCTCGCTGTCGTGGCGTTTCTAGCGGGAGTGGCGATGGCGTTGTCGATTATTGGATTTGTATCGATCATCCCCGACGCTGCGGACGAACACGAATATGAGTTCGGCACACGGCGCGAAGGCCTCTATTTCGCAGGTTGGTCGTTTGCCACTAAGACGGCGACAGGAATAGGTGTCTTGATTGCGGGCGTGGTACTGCAAGTTGTCGATTTTCCACGAGATATCTCTGAGCACGACGCCGCAGCCGCTGTTTCCGAAGAAACGGTGACGTGGCTGGCGGTTGCTCACGGGCCAGGGGCGGCATTACTATCGTTAGGTGGCATCGCGTTGGTGCTGCTCTACCGCATCAACAAGCGGCGCCATGCGGGGATCGTTGCCGAATTGGCTGCGCGCAAGAGCGTTTGA
- a CDS encoding AMP-binding protein, which translates to MSKLSISSIIQAHARRKGSAPAVTYPDGALTWSELDKRSNQRARLLASLGVKQDNLVAVMLPNGSEFHEAVVAVWKAGATPCILPSKLPGREASDILALARPAAVIGDISAAFNGARIARGAALDQFSDAPVEDAGAAHWKAVTSGGSSGRPKIILDSMPAFIDPAAPPYAGVGLPTDGAMLNPGPLYHNMPFLFTSFGLMTGSHVVGMSRFDAEECLRLIERHRIEFMAVVPTMMQRIWALPESIRTSYDISSIKTVWHMGAPCPQWIKRAWIDWLGPDRIFEAYGGTEAGGCAITGREWLAKPGSVGKPAPGTLRILREDGTEAEIGEIGEVHFPAAASGKFRYIGAESKKDASGGYSIGDLGHIDEDGYLFLADRRSDLILRGGANIYPAEVEAVLDEHPLVSSSAVIGLPGGDLGERVHAIIQLHEGRQLDLASIVAHVGEKLSKYKHPASYELSVAPLRDDAGKVRRSRLKEERLVWLEEGRAFELAPDLGEK; encoded by the coding sequence ATGTCCAAGCTTTCGATATCGTCAATCATTCAGGCGCATGCCCGGCGAAAAGGTTCCGCACCCGCCGTCACCTATCCTGACGGTGCGTTGACCTGGAGCGAACTCGACAAACGCTCAAACCAGCGAGCTCGCCTGCTCGCCTCGCTGGGTGTCAAGCAAGACAACCTTGTCGCAGTCATGCTGCCGAATGGCAGCGAGTTCCACGAAGCCGTGGTGGCTGTCTGGAAGGCGGGCGCGACACCATGCATCCTGCCGTCCAAGCTTCCCGGCCGTGAAGCTAGCGACATTCTCGCGCTTGCGCGGCCGGCGGCGGTGATTGGCGACATATCGGCCGCTTTTAATGGGGCTCGGATTGCTCGCGGCGCCGCCTTGGACCAGTTCAGCGATGCCCCCGTGGAAGACGCCGGCGCCGCACATTGGAAAGCGGTTACGAGCGGCGGCTCCAGCGGCCGGCCCAAGATTATCCTCGATAGCATGCCGGCGTTCATCGACCCCGCCGCTCCACCCTATGCTGGCGTTGGACTCCCAACCGATGGGGCGATGCTCAACCCCGGACCGCTCTACCACAACATGCCGTTCCTTTTTACCAGCTTCGGCCTGATGACAGGTTCGCACGTCGTCGGCATGAGCCGCTTCGATGCCGAGGAATGCCTGCGACTGATCGAGCGGCACCGGATCGAGTTCATGGCGGTCGTGCCGACGATGATGCAGCGGATATGGGCGCTGCCGGAAAGCATCCGCACATCCTACGATATTTCCTCGATCAAAACCGTCTGGCACATGGGGGCGCCTTGTCCGCAATGGATCAAGCGCGCATGGATAGATTGGCTCGGTCCCGACAGGATTTTCGAGGCTTATGGTGGAACCGAAGCCGGAGGCTGCGCCATTACCGGCCGCGAATGGCTCGCTAAACCTGGCTCGGTCGGCAAGCCCGCTCCTGGAACCTTACGCATCCTTCGAGAGGATGGTACGGAAGCAGAAATTGGTGAGATCGGTGAAGTTCACTTCCCTGCTGCCGCGAGCGGCAAGTTCCGATACATCGGAGCGGAATCAAAAAAGGATGCATCGGGCGGCTACTCGATCGGCGATCTCGGGCATATCGATGAGGACGGCTATCTTTTCCTGGCGGATCGTAGATCCGATCTAATTCTGCGGGGAGGCGCGAACATATATCCAGCCGAGGTCGAGGCCGTGCTGGACGAGCATCCGCTCGTTTCATCCTCGGCCGTGATTGGTTTACCGGGCGGAGATCTGGGTGAGCGGGTTCATGCCATCATCCAGTTGCACGAAGGTCGACAACTCGACCTGGCATCTATCGTCGCGCATGTTGGCGAGAAGCTGTCCAAATACAAGCATCCGGCATCCTACGAACTGAGTGTTGCACCGCTGAGGGACGACGCCGGAAAGGTTCGTCGATCCCGTTTGAAAGAAGAGCGACTGGTGTGGCTTGAGGAAGGGCGGGCGTTTGAGTTGGCGCCTGACCTCGGGGAGAAATGA